Proteins co-encoded in one Homo sapiens chromosome 6 genomic scaffold, GRCh38.p14 alternate locus group ALT_REF_LOCI_3 HSCHR6_MHC_DBB_CTG1 genomic window:
- the CCHCR1 gene encoding coiled-coil alpha-helical rod protein 1 isoform 6 (isoform 6 is encoded by transcript variant 9; The RefSeq protein has 6 substitutions compared to this genomic sequence) — translation MAPTWLSDIPLVQPPGHQDVSERRLDTQRPQVTMWERDVSSDRQEPGRRGRSWGLEGSQALSQQAEVIVRQLQELRRLEEEVRLLRETSLQQKMRLEAQAMELEALARAEKAGRAEAEGLRAALAGAEVVRKNLEEGSQRELEEVQRLHQEQLSSLTQAHEEALSSLTSKAEGLEKSLSSLETRRAGEAKELAEAQREAELLRKQLSKTQEDLEAQVTLVENLRKYVGEQVPSEVHSQTWELERQKLLETMQHLQEDRDSLHATAELLQVRVQSLTHILALQEEELTRKVQPSDSLEPEFTRKCQSLLNRWREKVFALMVQLKAQELEHSDSVKQLKGQVASLQEKVTSQSQEQAILQRSLQDKAAEVEVERMGAKGLQLELSRAQEARRRWQQQTASAEEQLRLVVNAVSSSQIWLETTMAKVEGAAAQLPSLNNRLSYAVRKVHTIRGLIARKLALAQLRQESCPLPPPVTDVSLELQQLREERNRLDAELQLSARLIQQEVGRAREQGEAERQQLSKVAQQLEQELQQTQESLASLGLQLEVARQGQQESTEEAASLRQELTQQQELYGQALQEKVAEVETRLREQLSDTERRLNEARREHAKAVVSLRQIQRRAAQEKERSQELRRLQEEARKEEGQRLARRLQELERDKNLMLATLQQEGLLSRYKQQRLLTVLPSLLDKKKSVVSSPRPPECSASAPVAAAVPTRESIKGSLSVLLDDLQDLSEAISKEEAVCQGDNLDRCSSSNPQMSS, via the exons ATGGCTCCCACCTGGCTCTCAGACATTCCCCTGGTCCAACCCCCAGGCCATCAAGATGTCTCAGAGAGGCGGCTAGACACCCAGAGACCTCAAGTGACCATGTGGGAACGGGATGTTTCCAGTGACAGGCAGGAGCCAGGGCGGAGAGGCAG GTCCTGGGGGCTGGAGGGGTCACAGGCCCTGAGCCAGCAGGCTGAGGTGATCGTTCGGCAGCTGCAAGAGCTGCGGTGGCTGGAGGAGGAGGTCTGGCTCCTGCGGGAGACCTCGCTGCAGCAGAAGATGAGGCTAGAGGCCCAGGCCATGGAGCTAGAGGCTCTGGCACGGGCGGAGAAGGCCGGCCGAGCTGAGGCTGAGGGCCTGCGTGCTGCTTTGGCTGGGGCTGAGGTTGTCCGGAAGAACTTGGAAGAGGGGAGGCAGCGGGAGCTGGAAGAGGTTCAGAGGCTGCACCAAGAGCAG CTGTCCTCTTTGACACAGGCTCACGAGGAGGCTCTTTCCAGTTTGACCAGCAAGGCTGAGGGCTTGGAGAAGTCTCTGAGTAGTCTGGAAACCAGAAGAGCAGGGGAAGCCAAGGAGCTGGCCGAGGCTCAGAGGGAGGCCGAGCTGCTTCGGAAGCAGCTGAG CAAGACCCAGGAAGACTTGGAGGCTCAGGTGACCCTGGTTGAGAATCTAAGAAAATATGTTGGGGAACAAGTCCCTTCTGAGGTCCACAGCCAGACATGGGAACTGGAGCGACAGAAGCTTCTGGAAACCATGCAG CACTTGCAGGAGGACCGGGACAGCCTGCATGCCACCGCGGAGCTGCTGCAGGTGCGGGTGCAGAGCCTCACACACATCCTCGCCCTGCAGGAGGAGGAGCTGACCAGGAAG GTTCAACCTTCAGATTCCCTGGAGCCTGAGTTTACCAGGAAGTGCCAGTCCCTGCTGAACCGCTGGCGGGAGAAGGTGTTTGCCCTCATGGTGCAGCTAAAGGCCCAGGAGCTGGAACACAGTGACTCTGTTAAGCAGCTGAAGGGACAG gtGGCCTCACTCCAGGAAAAAGTGACATCCCAGAGCCAGGAGCAGGCCATCCTGCAGCGATCCCTGCAGGACAAAGCCgcagaggtggaggtggagcGTATGGGTGCCAAG GGCCTGCAGTTGGAGCTGAGCCGTGCTCAGGAGGCCAGGCGTTGGTGGCAGCAGCAGACAGCCTCAGCCGAGGAGCAGTTGAGGCTTGTGGTCAATGCTGTCAGCAG CTCTCAGATCTGGCTCGAGACCACCATGGCTAAGGTGGAAGGGGCTGCCGCCCAGCTTCCCAGCCTCAACAACCGACTCAGCTATGCTGTCCGCAAGGTCCACACCATTCGGG GCCTGATTGCTCGAAAGCTTGCCCTTGCTCAGCTGCGCCAGGAGAG CTGTCCCCTACCACCACCGGTCACAGATGTGAGCCTTGAGTTGCAGCAGCTGCGGGAAGAACGGAACCGCCTGGATGCAGAACTGCAGCTGAGTGCCCGCCTCATCCAGCAGGAGGTGGGCCGGGCTCGGGAGCAAG GGGAGGCAGAGCGGCAGCAGCTGAGCAAGGTGGCCCAGCAGCTGGAGCAGGAGCTGCAGCAGACCCAGGAGTCCCTGGCTAGCTTGGGGCTGCAGCTGGAGGTAGCACGCCAGTGCCAGCAGGAGAGCACAGAGGAGGCTGCCAGTCTGCGGCAGGAGCTGACCCAGCAGCAGGAACTCTACGGGCAAG CCCTGCAAGAAAAGGTGGCTGAAGTGGAAACTCGGCTGCGGGAGCAACTCTCAGACACAGAGAGGAGGCTGAACGAGGCTCGGAGGGAGCATGCCAAGGCCG TGGTCTCCTTGCGCCAGATTCAGCGCAGAGCCGCCCAGGAAAAGGAGCGGAGCCAGGAACTCAGGCGTCTGCAGGAGGAGGCCCGGAAGGAGGAGGGGCAGCGACTGGCCCGGCGCTTGCAGGAGCTAGAGAGGGATAAGAACCTCATGCTG GCCACCTTGCAGCAGGAAGGTCTCCTCTCCCGTTACAAGCAGCAGCGACTGTTGACAGTTCTTCCTTCCCTACTGGATAAGAAGAAATCTGTGGTGTCCAGCCCCAGGCCTCCAGAGTGTTCAGCATCTGCACCTGTAGCAGCAGCAGTGCCCACCAGGGAGTCCATAAAAG GGTCCCTCTCTGTCCTGCTCGATGACCTGCAGGACCTGAGTGAAGCCATTTCCAAAGAGGAAGCTGTTTGTCAAGGAGACAACCTTGACAGATGCTCCAGCTGCAATCCCCAGATGAGCAGCTAA
- the CCHCR1 gene encoding coiled-coil alpha-helical rod protein 1 isoform X4 codes for MQHLQEDRDSLHATAELLQVRVQSLTHILALQEEELTRKVQPSDSLEPEFTRKCQSLLNRWREKVFALMVQLKAQELEHSDSVKQLKGQVASLQEKVTSQSQEQAILQRSLQDKAAEVEVERMGAKGLQLELSRAQEARRWWQQQTASAEEQLRLVVNAVSSSQIWLETTMAKVEGAAAQLPSLNNRLSYAVRKVHTIRGLIARKLALAQLRQESCPLPPPVTDVSLELQQLREERNRLDAELQLSARLIQQEVGRAREQGEAERQQLSKVAQQLEQELQQTQESLASLGLQLEVARQCQQESTEEAASLRQELTQQQELYGQALQEKVAEVETRLREQLSDTERRLNEARREHAKAVVSLRQIQRRAAQEKERSQELRRLQEEARKEEGQRLARRLQELERDKNLMLATLQQEGLLSRYKQQRLLTVLPSLLDKKKSVVSSPRPPECSASAPVAAAVPTRESIKGSLSVLLDDLQDLSEAISKEEAVCQGDNLDRCSSCNPQMSS; via the exons ATGCAG CACTTGCAGGAGGACCGGGACAGCCTGCATGCCACCGCGGAGCTGCTGCAGGTGCGGGTGCAGAGCCTCACACACATCCTCGCCCTGCAGGAGGAGGAGCTGACCAGGAAG GTTCAACCTTCAGATTCCCTGGAGCCTGAGTTTACCAGGAAGTGCCAGTCCCTGCTGAACCGCTGGCGGGAGAAGGTGTTTGCCCTCATGGTGCAGCTAAAGGCCCAGGAGCTGGAACACAGTGACTCTGTTAAGCAGCTGAAGGGACAG gtGGCCTCACTCCAGGAAAAAGTGACATCCCAGAGCCAGGAGCAGGCCATCCTGCAGCGATCCCTGCAGGACAAAGCCgcagaggtggaggtggagcGTATGGGTGCCAAG GGCCTGCAGTTGGAGCTGAGCCGTGCTCAGGAGGCCAGGCGTTGGTGGCAGCAGCAGACAGCCTCAGCCGAGGAGCAGTTGAGGCTTGTGGTCAATGCTGTCAGCAG CTCTCAGATCTGGCTCGAGACCACCATGGCTAAGGTGGAAGGGGCTGCCGCCCAGCTTCCCAGCCTCAACAACCGACTCAGCTATGCTGTCCGCAAGGTCCACACCATTCGGG GCCTGATTGCTCGAAAGCTTGCCCTTGCTCAGCTGCGCCAGGAGAG CTGTCCCCTACCACCACCGGTCACAGATGTGAGCCTTGAGTTGCAGCAGCTGCGGGAAGAACGGAACCGCCTGGATGCAGAACTGCAGCTGAGTGCCCGCCTCATCCAGCAGGAGGTGGGCCGGGCTCGGGAGCAAG GGGAGGCAGAGCGGCAGCAGCTGAGCAAGGTGGCCCAGCAGCTGGAGCAGGAGCTGCAGCAGACCCAGGAGTCCCTGGCTAGCTTGGGGCTGCAGCTGGAGGTAGCACGCCAGTGCCAGCAGGAGAGCACAGAGGAGGCTGCCAGTCTGCGGCAGGAGCTGACCCAGCAGCAGGAACTCTACGGGCAAG CCCTGCAAGAAAAGGTGGCTGAAGTGGAAACTCGGCTGCGGGAGCAACTCTCAGACACAGAGAGGAGGCTGAACGAGGCTCGGAGGGAGCATGCCAAGGCCG TGGTCTCCTTGCGCCAGATTCAGCGCAGAGCCGCCCAGGAAAAGGAGCGGAGCCAGGAACTCAGGCGTCTGCAGGAGGAGGCCCGGAAGGAGGAGGGGCAGCGACTGGCCCGGCGCTTGCAGGAGCTAGAGAGGGATAAGAACCTCATGCTG GCCACCTTGCAGCAGGAAGGTCTCCTCTCCCGTTACAAGCAGCAGCGACTGTTGACAGTTCTTCCTTCCCTACTGGATAAGAAGAAATCTGTGGTGTCCAGCCCCAGGCCTCCAGAGTGTTCAGCATCTGCACCTGTAGCAGCAGCAGTGCCCACCAGGGAGTCCATAAAAG GGTCCCTCTCTGTCCTGCTCGATGACCTGCAGGACCTGAGTGAAGCCATTTCCAAAGAGGAAGCTGTTTGTCAAGGAGACAACCTTGACAGATGCTCCAGCTGCAATCCCCAGATGAGCAGCTAA
- the CCHCR1 gene encoding coiled-coil alpha-helical rod protein 1 isoform 8 (isoform 8 is encoded by transcript variant 11; The RefSeq protein has 4 substitutions compared to this genomic sequence) produces MRLEAQAMELEALARAEKAGRAEAEGLRAALAGAEVVRKNLEEGSQRELEEVQRLHQEQLSSLTQAHEEALSSLTSKAEGLEKSLSSLETRRAGEAKELAEAQREAELLRKQLSKTQEDLEAQVTLVENLRKYVGEQVPSEVHSQTWELERQKLLETMQHLQEDRDSLHATAELLQVRVQSLTHILALQEEELTRKVQPSDSLEPEFTRKCQSLLNRWREKVFALMVQLKAQELEHSDSVKQLKGQVASLQEKVTSQSQEQAILQRSLQDKAAEVEVERMGAKGLQLELSRAQEARRRWQQQTASAEEQLRLVVNAVSSSQIWLETTMAKVEGAAAQLPSLNNRLSYAVRKVHTIRGLIARKLALAQLRQESCPLPPPVTDVSLELQQLREERNRLDAELQLSARLIQQEVGRAREQGEAERQQLSKVAQQLEQELQQTQESLASLGLQLEVARQGQQESTEEAASLRQELTQQQELYGQALQEKVAEVETRLREQLSDTERRLNEARREHAKAVVSLRQIQRRAAQEKERSQELRRLQEEARKEEGQRLARRLQELERDKNLMLATLQQEGLLSRYKQQRLLTVLPSLLDKKKSVVSSPRPPECSASAPVAAAVPTRESIKGSLSVLLDDLQDLSEAISKEEAVCQGDNLDRCSSSNPQMSS; encoded by the exons ATGAGGCTAGAGGCCCAGGCCATGGAGCTAGAGGCTCTGGCACGGGCGGAGAAGGCCGGCCGAGCTGAGGCTGAGGGCCTGCGTGCTGCTTTGGCTGGGGCTGAGGTTGTCCGGAAGAACTTGGAAGAGGGGAGGCAGCGGGAGCTGGAAGAGGTTCAGAGGCTGCACCAAGAGCAG CTGTCCTCTTTGACACAGGCTCACGAGGAGGCTCTTTCCAGTTTGACCAGCAAGGCTGAGGGCTTGGAGAAGTCTCTGAGTAGTCTGGAAACCAGAAGAGCAGGGGAAGCCAAGGAGCTGGCCGAGGCTCAGAGGGAGGCCGAGCTGCTTCGGAAGCAGCTGAG CAAGACCCAGGAAGACTTGGAGGCTCAGGTGACCCTGGTTGAGAATCTAAGAAAATATGTTGGGGAACAAGTCCCTTCTGAGGTCCACAGCCAGACATGGGAACTGGAGCGACAGAAGCTTCTGGAAACCATGCAG CACTTGCAGGAGGACCGGGACAGCCTGCATGCCACCGCGGAGCTGCTGCAGGTGCGGGTGCAGAGCCTCACACACATCCTCGCCCTGCAGGAGGAGGAGCTGACCAGGAAG GTTCAACCTTCAGATTCCCTGGAGCCTGAGTTTACCAGGAAGTGCCAGTCCCTGCTGAACCGCTGGCGGGAGAAGGTGTTTGCCCTCATGGTGCAGCTAAAGGCCCAGGAGCTGGAACACAGTGACTCTGTTAAGCAGCTGAAGGGACAG gtGGCCTCACTCCAGGAAAAAGTGACATCCCAGAGCCAGGAGCAGGCCATCCTGCAGCGATCCCTGCAGGACAAAGCCgcagaggtggaggtggagcGTATGGGTGCCAAG GGCCTGCAGTTGGAGCTGAGCCGTGCTCAGGAGGCCAGGCGTTGGTGGCAGCAGCAGACAGCCTCAGCCGAGGAGCAGTTGAGGCTTGTGGTCAATGCTGTCAGCAG CTCTCAGATCTGGCTCGAGACCACCATGGCTAAGGTGGAAGGGGCTGCCGCCCAGCTTCCCAGCCTCAACAACCGACTCAGCTATGCTGTCCGCAAGGTCCACACCATTCGGG GCCTGATTGCTCGAAAGCTTGCCCTTGCTCAGCTGCGCCAGGAGAG CTGTCCCCTACCACCACCGGTCACAGATGTGAGCCTTGAGTTGCAGCAGCTGCGGGAAGAACGGAACCGCCTGGATGCAGAACTGCAGCTGAGTGCCCGCCTCATCCAGCAGGAGGTGGGCCGGGCTCGGGAGCAAG GGGAGGCAGAGCGGCAGCAGCTGAGCAAGGTGGCCCAGCAGCTGGAGCAGGAGCTGCAGCAGACCCAGGAGTCCCTGGCTAGCTTGGGGCTGCAGCTGGAGGTAGCACGCCAGTGCCAGCAGGAGAGCACAGAGGAGGCTGCCAGTCTGCGGCAGGAGCTGACCCAGCAGCAGGAACTCTACGGGCAAG CCCTGCAAGAAAAGGTGGCTGAAGTGGAAACTCGGCTGCGGGAGCAACTCTCAGACACAGAGAGGAGGCTGAACGAGGCTCGGAGGGAGCATGCCAAGGCCG TGGTCTCCTTGCGCCAGATTCAGCGCAGAGCCGCCCAGGAAAAGGAGCGGAGCCAGGAACTCAGGCGTCTGCAGGAGGAGGCCCGGAAGGAGGAGGGGCAGCGACTGGCCCGGCGCTTGCAGGAGCTAGAGAGGGATAAGAACCTCATGCTG GCCACCTTGCAGCAGGAAGGTCTCCTCTCCCGTTACAAGCAGCAGCGACTGTTGACAGTTCTTCCTTCCCTACTGGATAAGAAGAAATCTGTGGTGTCCAGCCCCAGGCCTCCAGAGTGTTCAGCATCTGCACCTGTAGCAGCAGCAGTGCCCACCAGGGAGTCCATAAAAG GGTCCCTCTCTGTCCTGCTCGATGACCTGCAGGACCTGAGTGAAGCCATTTCCAAAGAGGAAGCTGTTTGTCAAGGAGACAACCTTGACAGATGCTCCAGCTGCAATCCCCAGATGAGCAGCTAA
- the CCHCR1 gene encoding coiled-coil alpha-helical rod protein 1 isoform X3 has translation MFPPSGSTGLIPPSHFQARPLSTLPRMAPTWLSDIPLVQPPGHQDVSERRLDTQRPQVTMWERDVSSDRQEPGRRGRSWGLEGSQALSQQAEVIVRQLQELRWLEEEVWLLRETSLQQKMRLEAQAMELEALARAEKAGRAEAEGLRAALAGAEVVRKNLEEGRQRELEEVQRLHQEQLSSLTQAHEEALSSLTSKAEGLEKSLSSLETRRAGEAKELAEAQREAELLRKQLSKTQEDLEAQVTLVENLRKYVGEQVPSEVHSQTWELERQKLLETMQHLQEDRDSLHATAELLQVRVQSLTHILALQEEELTRKVQPSDSLEPEFTRKCQSLLNRWREKVFALMVQLKAQELEHSDSVKQLKGQVASLQEKVTSQSQEQAILQRSLQDKAAEVEVERMGAKGLQLELSRAQEARRWWQQQTASAEEQLRLVVNAVSSSQIWLETTMAKVEGAAAQLPSLNNRLSYAVRKVHTIRGLIARKLALAQLRQESCPLPPPVTDVSLELQQLREERNRLDAELQLSARLIQQEGRQSGSS, from the exons ATGTTTCCACCTTCAG GTTCCACTGGGCTGATTCCCCCCTCCCACTTTCAAGCTCGGCCCCTTTCAACTCTGCCAAGAATGGCTCCCACCTGGCTCTCAGACATTCCCCTGGTCCAACCCCCAGGCCATCAAGATGTCTCAGAGAGGCGGCTAGACACCCAGAGACCTCAAGTGACCATGTGGGAACGGGATGTTTCCAGTGACAGGCAGGAGCCAGGGCGGAGAGGCAG GTCCTGGGGGCTGGAGGGGTCACAGGCCCTGAGCCAGCAGGCTGAGGTGATCGTTCGGCAGCTGCAAGAGCTGCGGTGGCTGGAGGAGGAGGTCTGGCTCCTGCGGGAGACCTCGCTGCAGCAGAAGATGAGGCTAGAGGCCCAGGCCATGGAGCTAGAGGCTCTGGCACGGGCGGAGAAGGCCGGCCGAGCTGAGGCTGAGGGCCTGCGTGCTGCTTTGGCTGGGGCTGAGGTTGTCCGGAAGAACTTGGAAGAGGGGAGGCAGCGGGAGCTGGAAGAGGTTCAGAGGCTGCACCAAGAGCAG CTGTCCTCTTTGACACAGGCTCACGAGGAGGCTCTTTCCAGTTTGACCAGCAAGGCTGAGGGCTTGGAGAAGTCTCTGAGTAGTCTGGAAACCAGAAGAGCAGGGGAAGCCAAGGAGCTGGCCGAGGCTCAGAGGGAGGCCGAGCTGCTTCGGAAGCAGCTGAG CAAGACCCAGGAAGACTTGGAGGCTCAGGTGACCCTGGTTGAGAATCTAAGAAAATATGTTGGGGAACAAGTCCCTTCTGAGGTCCACAGCCAGACATGGGAACTGGAGCGACAGAAGCTTCTGGAAACCATGCAG CACTTGCAGGAGGACCGGGACAGCCTGCATGCCACCGCGGAGCTGCTGCAGGTGCGGGTGCAGAGCCTCACACACATCCTCGCCCTGCAGGAGGAGGAGCTGACCAGGAAG GTTCAACCTTCAGATTCCCTGGAGCCTGAGTTTACCAGGAAGTGCCAGTCCCTGCTGAACCGCTGGCGGGAGAAGGTGTTTGCCCTCATGGTGCAGCTAAAGGCCCAGGAGCTGGAACACAGTGACTCTGTTAAGCAGCTGAAGGGACAG gtGGCCTCACTCCAGGAAAAAGTGACATCCCAGAGCCAGGAGCAGGCCATCCTGCAGCGATCCCTGCAGGACAAAGCCgcagaggtggaggtggagcGTATGGGTGCCAAG GGCCTGCAGTTGGAGCTGAGCCGTGCTCAGGAGGCCAGGCGTTGGTGGCAGCAGCAGACAGCCTCAGCCGAGGAGCAGTTGAGGCTTGTGGTCAATGCTGTCAGCAG CTCTCAGATCTGGCTCGAGACCACCATGGCTAAGGTGGAAGGGGCTGCCGCCCAGCTTCCCAGCCTCAACAACCGACTCAGCTATGCTGTCCGCAAGGTCCACACCATTCGGG GCCTGATTGCTCGAAAGCTTGCCCTTGCTCAGCTGCGCCAGGAGAG CTGTCCCCTACCACCACCGGTCACAGATGTGAGCCTTGAGTTGCAGCAGCTGCGGGAAGAACGGAACCGCCTGGATGCAGAACTGCAGCTGAGTGCCCGCCTCATCCAGCAGGAG GGGAGGCAGAGCGGCAGCAGCTGA